In Wenyingzhuangia fucanilytica, the following are encoded in one genomic region:
- a CDS encoding L-threonylcarbamoyladenylate synthase codes for MKNSLKHNKTILYPTDTVWGIGCDATSEQAVAKIYSIKQREETKSLVILVSSLEMLKQYVAEVPKKALEILEKATNPTTIVYDHPIGIAKNAIGKDNTIAIRIASDEFCKKMIADFGKPIVSTSANISGEPTPKQFSEISPAILKAVDYVVDLHHDKICEKSSTIIKVTNQNQVTVIRP; via the coding sequence ATGAAGAACAGTTTAAAACATAATAAAACCATCCTCTACCCAACAGACACTGTTTGGGGTATTGGTTGCGATGCTACTTCTGAGCAAGCGGTGGCAAAAATATATAGCATTAAGCAAAGAGAAGAAACTAAAAGTTTGGTGATTTTAGTTTCTTCTTTAGAAATGTTAAAACAATATGTTGCTGAGGTTCCCAAAAAAGCTTTAGAAATATTAGAAAAAGCTACAAATCCAACAACTATTGTATACGATCATCCTATTGGAATTGCTAAAAACGCTATTGGAAAAGACAATACCATTGCTATTAGAATTGCTTCTGATGAGTTTTGTAAAAAAATGATTGCTGATTTTGGAAAACCTATAGTGTCAACCTCGGCAAATATTAGTGGAGAACCTACTCCAAAACAGTTTTCTGAAATAAGTCCAGCAATTTTGAAGGCAGTAGATTATGTAGTAGATTTGCACCACGATAAAATTTGTGAAAAATCTTCGACAATTATCAAAGTCACAAATCAAAATCAGGTAACCGTAATACGTCCTTAA
- a CDS encoding CCA tRNA nucleotidyltransferase, translating to MQILENYKSAIQHPVFEYITKAAKQLEVDAFVIGGFVRDFILQRGTAKDIDVVAIGSGIDLALKVADLLPNKPKVQVFKTYGTAMLRYQDIEIEFVGARKESYTEDSRNPEVEEGTLQDDQNRRDFTINALAISLNQNSLGDLLDPFGGIDDLKSKIIRTPLDPDITYSDDPLRMMRAIRFATQLNFEIEKESLSAISKNAERLKIITRERVMVEVNKILESPVPSVGFLHLEETGLLHQILPELTALKGVQEVEGQKHKDNFYHTLEVVDNISENTEDVWLRWAALLHDIGKAPTKRFSKKVGWTFHNHEFVGSKMVFKLFKRLKLPLNNKMKFVQKMVLLSSRPIVLASDVTDSAVRRLVFDAGDDIESLMTLCEADITTKNPNKFKRYHNNFRLVREKIKEVEERDKVRNFEPPISGEIIMKTFNLKPCREIGQIKDFIKEAILDGKISNDYDEAYQLMLKRGEALGLKA from the coding sequence ATGCAAATTCTAGAGAACTATAAATCTGCCATTCAGCATCCCGTTTTTGAATACATCACCAAGGCTGCAAAACAATTAGAAGTAGATGCTTTTGTGATTGGTGGTTTTGTACGCGATTTTATTTTACAAAGAGGAACAGCAAAAGACATTGATGTGGTTGCCATTGGGAGCGGAATTGATTTGGCTTTAAAGGTTGCCGATTTATTACCTAATAAACCAAAAGTACAGGTTTTTAAAACTTATGGTACGGCTATGTTGCGTTATCAAGACATAGAAATTGAGTTTGTGGGAGCTAGAAAAGAATCTTATACAGAAGATAGTAGAAATCCAGAAGTAGAAGAGGGAACTTTACAAGATGATCAAAATCGTAGAGATTTTACCATCAATGCTTTGGCAATTTCTTTAAACCAAAATTCTTTGGGTGATTTGTTAGATCCTTTTGGAGGTATTGATGATTTAAAATCTAAAATAATTCGTACACCTTTAGATCCAGATATCACTTATTCTGATGATCCGTTAAGAATGATGCGTGCCATTAGGTTTGCCACACAATTAAATTTTGAGATTGAAAAAGAATCTTTGTCGGCTATTTCTAAAAATGCCGAAAGATTAAAAATTATTACTCGAGAAAGAGTAATGGTTGAGGTTAACAAAATTTTAGAATCTCCAGTGCCATCTGTTGGATTTTTACATTTAGAAGAAACAGGATTGCTACATCAAATTTTACCAGAATTAACAGCCTTAAAAGGTGTGCAAGAGGTAGAGGGGCAAAAGCATAAAGATAATTTTTATCACACTTTAGAGGTGGTTGATAATATTTCTGAAAACACAGAAGATGTTTGGTTGCGTTGGGCTGCTTTGTTGCACGATATTGGAAAAGCTCCTACCAAACGTTTTTCTAAAAAAGTAGGATGGACTTTTCATAATCACGAGTTTGTAGGGTCTAAAATGGTATTTAAATTGTTTAAACGATTAAAATTACCATTAAATAATAAGATGAAGTTTGTTCAAAAAATGGTTTTATTAAGTTCAAGACCTATTGTATTGGCTTCTGATGTTACCGATTCAGCAGTTAGAAGATTGGTTTTTGATGCTGGTGACGATATAGAAAGTTTAATGACTTTGTGTGAGGCTGATATAACTACAAAAAATCCTAATAAGTTTAAACGTTATCACAACAACTTCAGGTTGGTTAGAGAAAAAATTAAAGAAGTTGAAGAACGTGATAAGGTTCGTAATTTTGAGCCTCCTATTTCTGGAGAAATTATCATGAAAACTTTTAATTTAAAACCTTGTAGAGAAATAGGTCAAATTAAAGACTTTATTAAAGAAGCTATTTTAGATGGAAAAATTTCAAATGATTATGATGAAGCTTATCAACTAATGCTAAAAAGGGGAGAAGCTTTAGGGTTAAAAGCATAA